A window from Kluyveromyces lactis strain NRRL Y-1140 chromosome E complete sequence encodes these proteins:
- the RPP2B gene encoding ribosomal protein P2 (similar to uniprot|P02400 Saccharomyces cerevisiae YDR382W RPP2B Ribosomal protein P2 beta a component of the ribosomal stalk which is involved in the interaction between translational elongation factors and the ribosome regulates the accumulation of P1 (Rpp1Ap and Rpp1Bp) in the cytoplasm), producing the protein MKYLAAYLLIAQGGVESPSATEIKNVLEAVGVEAEDSKIQALLTSLEGKTIQELVAEGQTKLASVPAGGASGAAAASGAAGASAEEEKEEEKEEEKEESDDDMGFGLFD; encoded by the coding sequence ATGAAGTACTTGGCAGCTTACTTGTTGATCGCTCAAGGTGGTGTTGAATCTCCATCCGCTACTGAAATCAAGAACGTTCTTGAAGCCGTTGGTGTTGAAGCTGAAGACTCTAAGATTCAAGCTTTGTTGACCTCTTTGGAAGGTAAGACCATCCAAGAATTGGTTGCTGAAGGTCAAACCAAGTTGGCTTCTGTCCCAGCTGGTGGTGCCTCtggtgctgctgctgcttctgGTGCTGCTGGCGCTtctgctgaagaagaaaaggaagaagaaaaggaagaagaaaaggaagaatcTGACGATGACATGGGTTTCGGTCTATTCGATTAA
- a CDS encoding uncharacterized protein (no similarity), translating to MALMTAIGMGSLYVAKGQMDERKAGHAKGSAKSWEEIAEEHGIETKKSGSAVETK from the coding sequence ATGGCTCTAATGACTGCTATCGGTATGGGTTCTTTGTACGTTGCAAAGGGTCAAATGGATGAAAGAAAGGCGGGACATGCCAAGGGTTCTGCCAAATCTTGGGAAGAAATCGCCGAAGAGCATGGAATCGAAACGAAGAAGTCCGGTTCTGCCGTTGAAACTAAATGA
- a CDS encoding uncharacterized protein (weakly similar to uniprot|P39953 Saccharomyces cerevisiae YEL006W Hypothetical ORF9), with protein sequence MSEINPNDVDELAHAIAGSLGGAASIAVTYPLVTITTNLQTKENEARPKLETIKEIYNKNGIIGYFLGLESAVYGMATTNFVYYYFYEWCAKTARTLTTKQYLSTWESILASTIAGSMTAVASNPIWVANTRMTVAKSNHSTLRTVIDIVKTDGPLTLLNGLKPALVLVSNPIIQYTVYEQLKNLVLRLQRKKVLSPSWAFLLGAIGKLAATGTTYPYITLKTRMHLMQNDPKHQKSMWSLIVEIVKKDGVSGLYNGVAVKLVQSIMTAAFLFFFKEGFIQWSLKFIKLLRSVTKSNKKNTLSI encoded by the coding sequence ATGTCAGAAATTAATCCTAACGATGTGGATGAATTAGCGCACGCCATTGCTGGATCTTTGGGTGGTGCAGCTTCAATCGCAGTGACCTACCCTTTAGTCACCATCACCACTAACCTTCAAACGAAGGAAAACGAGGCGAGACCTAAGCTAGAGACTATCAAGGAGATCTATAACAAGAATGGTATCATTGGATACTTTTTAGGTTTGGAAAGTGCTGTCTACGGGATGGCTACGACTAATTTCGTTTATTACTATTTCTACGAATGGTGCGCAAAGACTGCAAGAACATTGACAACGAAACAGTACTTAAGTACTTGGGAGTCGATCCTGGCCAGTACCATTGCTGGTTCGATGACTGCTGTTGCCAGTAATCCAATTTGGGTTGCTAACACCAGAATGACAGTTGCTAAGAGCAACCATTCGACCTTAAGAACAGTCATAGACATTGTGAAGACAGATGGTCCATTGACTCTTCTCAATGGGTTGAAGCCTGCTTTAgttcttgtttcaaacCCTATCATTCAGTATACTGTCTACGAGCAATTGAAGAACCTTGTTTTGAGACtacaaaggaaaaaagtcTTGAGTCCAAGTTGGGCATTCTTGTTGGGGGCCATAGGTAAATTAGCAGCTACAGGAACCACGTATCCCTATATCACATTAAAGACTAGAATGCATTTGATGCAGAACGATccaaaacatcaaaaatCGATGTGGTCGTTGATTGTCGAAATTGTGAAAAAAGATGGGGTCTCCGGACTTTATAATGGTGTTGCTGTTAAGTTGGTTCAAAGTATCATGACAGCAGCatttttattcttcttcaaggaAGGTTTCATTCAATGGTCTTTGAAATTTATCAAACTTCTGCGTTCAGTCACCAAAAGTAACAAGAAGAACACTTTGTCTATCTAA
- the ORT1 gene encoding Ort1p (similar to uniprot|Q12375 Saccharomyces cerevisiae YOR130C ORT1 Ornithine transporter of the mitochondrial inner membrane exports ornithine from mitochondria as part of arginine biosynthesis human ortholog is associated with hyperammonaemia-hyperornithinaemia-homocitrullinuria (HHH) syndrome), translated as MSDLESALKDIAYGSVAGAIGKVIEYPFDTVKVRLQTQPAHLYPTTWSCIRSTYTDEGIWKGFYQGIASPLFGAALENAVLFVSFNQCTNFLDEFTQLKPLTKTIYSGAFAGACASFILTPVELVKCKLQVSNISNSLSQTTRHTSVWPTIKSVIKEKGLLGLWQGQLSTFVRECLGGAVWFTTYEIMKMKFASLHPAEKENHTWELLVSGASAGVLFNASVFPADTVKSVCQTEHVSIVNALKKVLRTHGITGFYRGLGITLIRAAPANATVFYTYETLKKMF; from the coding sequence ATGTCAGATTTGGAAAGTGCGTTGAAAGACATCGCTTATGGATCGGTTGCCGGTGCCATCGGCAAGGTCATCGAATATCCATTTGATACAGTCAAAGTGCGTTTACAAACCCAACCAGCTCATCTGTATCCTACCACTTGGTCATGCATAAGATCTACTTACACGGATGAGGGAATATGGAAAGGTTTTTATCAGGGTATAGCGTCTCCACTATTTGGTGCTGCTTTGGAGAATGCAGTGTTGTTCGTTTCTTTCAATCAATGTACTAACTTTTTAGATGAATTCACTCAACTGAAACCTTTAACAAAGACTATTTATTCCGGTGCGTTTGCAGGCGCCTGTGCGAGCTTCATATTGACCCCTGTAGAGTTAGTCAAATGTAAATTACAAGTGTCAAATATTAGCAATTCACTATCACAAACGACCCGCCATACAAGCGTTTGGCCTACTATAAAATCTGTTATCAAGGAAAAAGGCTTATTGGGACTATGGCAGGGCCAATTGAGTACATTTGTCAGAGAGTGTCTAGGTGGTGCTGTTTGGTTTACCACTTATGAAAtcatgaaaatgaaattcGCCAGCTTGCATCCAgcagagaaagaaaaccaCACATGGGAGCTATTAGTATCTGGTGCCTCGGCAGGGGTTCTTTTCAACGCCAGTGTTTTCCCAGCAGATACCGTTAAATCTGTGTGTCAAACTGAGCACGTTTCTATCGTTAATGCATTGAAAAAAGTTTTAAGAACTCATGGCATTACTGGTTTTTATCGTGGTCTCGGTATAACTTTGATCAGAGCAGCACCGGCTAATGCTACTGTATTTTACACTTACGAAACactgaagaaaatgttTTAA
- the NKP1 gene encoding Nkp1p (similar to uniprot|Q12493 Saccharomyces cerevisiae YDR383C) produces MDLESEIIQLVRQNIRPKFPSLNDEQQARLDNALKYDVNYDILKKELVEYIDDWKRNEYYDVLTNIGDLQRLDLGNMLNGDGVSFPKLHSDLANLPRFRLIDNENEMDQSLLHKYDSLRTRLIEKCRAIELIRSATNTDVNYQDINSMLSVVELRQWRDEIQMEWKELAQNLELILKTWPDLTEEKRSKLLQLIDSSSLKSILHIKDNIE; encoded by the coding sequence ATGGATCTGGAATCAGAGATCATTCAACTGGTACGGCAAAACATAAGACCAaaatttccttctttgaatgatgaaCAACAAGCAAGATTGGACAATGCACTGAAGTATGATGTGAACTACGatatattgaagaaagagctAGTCGAATATATAGATGATTGGAAACGAAATGAATACTATGATGTCTTGACAAATATCGGTGATTTACAACGTCTAGATTTGGGAAATATGTTGAACGGAGATGGAGTTAGTTTTCCCAAGTTACACAGTGATCTAGCCAACCTACCTAGATTCAGACTTATcgataatgaaaatgaaatggATCAAAGTCTCCTACATAAGTATGACTCTTTAAGGACAAGACTAATCGAAAAATGCAGAGCCATTGAGCTTATACGAAGTGCAACAAATACTGATGTTAATTACCAGGATATCAATTCCATGTTATCCGTTGTGGAACTGAGACAATGGCGAGATGAGATCCAAATGGAATGGAAAGAACTGGCTCAAAATCTCGAAttaattttgaaaacttggCCTGATTtaacagaagaaaagcGATCCAAACTCTTACAGCTAATCGACTCTAGTTCATTGAAATCGATATTGCACATCAAAGATAATATCGAATGA